Below is a window of Deltaproteobacteria bacterium DNA.
AACGCGCGGGAACCGCCTACGTGAAGCTGCGCCAGCCGGCGTCGGGCTTCGCGATCGTCGGCGTCGCGGCGCAGGTCACGCTCGACCGCGGCGGCCGGATCGAGCGCGCGAGCGTGGGCGTGACGGGCGTGAATTCGGTGCCGTTCCGCGCGGCCGCGCTCGAGAAGCGCCTGGCCGGAAAGACGCCCGACGCCGCGACGCTGCGTCCGGTCTGCGCGCGGATCGAGGAGGCCGACCCGATGGAGGACCTCCACGCCTCCGCGGACTATCGCGCGCATCTCGTCGGCGTGTTCGCGCTGCGCGCGCTGCTCGCCGCGAGCGCGCGAGCGGCCGCGTGAAGCTCGAGGGCCGACAGCTCGTCGAGACGCCGATCGCCCAGGCCTGGGAGCGGATCATCGACCCGCGCGTGCTGCGCGCTTGCACGCCCGGGCTCGAGAAGCTCGAAGCCCGCGACGCCGACCACTTCGACGCGCTGCTCGAAGTGCGCATGCCCGCGCTGACCGGCCGGTTCGAGGGGACGCTCGAGTTCCTCGAGCGCGTTCCGCCCGAGCGCGTGAAGCTGCGACTCACGGGCAAGGGTCCGGTCGGCTTCGTCGACGGTGAGGTGGTCCTCTCCCTGGCGCAAGTCGACGAGGGCACGAGCGTGTCGTACGTCGCCGACGTGCAGATCGGCGGCCAGATCGCGCGTCTCGGCCAGCGCATGATCTCGGGCGTGACGCGCGAGATGGCCGGCCAGTTCTTCAGCGCGTTCGAGCGCTGGCGGCCCGAAGCTCCGGAGCAGAAGGTCGCCGCACCGCCGGTGAGCTCGTTCTTCCAGCTGCTGTGGCGCACGCTGCTGCGCCTGCTCGGCCTGCGCCGGGACGACTGAGCGCCTCCGTGATCGAGGCCTGCGTGCTCGCCGCCGGGCGCGGGTCGCGTCTGGGCGGCGCGAAGCACCTGCTCGCGCTCGACGGCGTGCCGCTGCTCGAACGCGTCGTGCGCACGCTCGCCGCCACCAGCGCGGCGCGGATCTTCGTCGTGCTCGCACCCGACGACGTGCGCGGCGCCGCCCTTGCCGAGACTCTCGGTGTCGCTGTCGTACTCGCGGAGGATCCCGACGAGGGTCGCGCCGCATCGGTGCGCGCCGCGGTCCGCGCGGCCTCGCCCGACGCGATCGGGTTGCTGTTCGCGCTCGCGGACCAGCCGTTTCTCGAGGCCGCCGACTTCGAGCGCCTGTTCACGGAGCTCCGCGCCGAGCCGGGCGCGATCGTGCGAGCGCGCTACGCGGGCGAGCCGGGGTCGCCCGTGCTGTTCGCGCGCGCCTTCTTCCCCGATCTGCTCGAGCTGCGCGGCCGCGAGGGCGGGCGGAGCGTGATCGCGGCACAGGCTGACGCGCTTCGCTTCGTCGACC
It encodes the following:
- a CDS encoding carbon monoxide dehydrogenase subunit G produces the protein MRADRGGRPDGGPPRLRGLSRASRRRVRAARAARRERASGRVKLEGRQLVETPIAQAWERIIDPRVLRACTPGLEKLEARDADHFDALLEVRMPALTGRFEGTLEFLERVPPERVKLRLTGKGPVGFVDGEVVLSLAQVDEGTSVSYVADVQIGGQIARLGQRMISGVTREMAGQFFSAFERWRPEAPEQKVAAPPVSSFFQLLWRTLLRLLGLRRDD
- a CDS encoding nucleotidyltransferase family protein; this encodes MAARSSGAEGRRTAGELVLPAAVAHAAAPARPAPGRLSASVIEACVLAAGRGSRLGGAKHLLALDGVPLLERVVRTLAATSAARIFVVLAPDDVRGAALAETLGVAVVLAEDPDEGRAASVRAAVRAASPDAIGLLFALADQPFLEAADFERLFTELRAEPGAIVRARYAGEPGSPVLFARAFFPDLLELRGREGGRSVIAAQADALRFVDLPPPRGRDLDRPEDLPS